CTACTTGGCCGGCGAATTCTCGTTTTTCGCCGCGATCCAGATTGTGATCGTGGCCGCGGTGGTTTACGTGGGACTCTCCGTCTTCCAGAACACCCTGGCCGACATCCTGCTGCGCGGGGTTCTCGTGCTGGTCGTGCTGCTGTTCGTTTTCGGGTTCATCTTCCAGTTCCCGCTCACGACCTGGCTGGCCGGCGTGGCTCCGTCCCTGATCCTCGTCCTGGCAGTGGTTTTCGCGCCCGAGATCCGCCGGGTGCTCGAGCGGCTCGGGCGCAGTAGCACGACCCTGGGGCTGGCCCTGAACATGGGGGCCTGGGAGGACGAGGAGACGATTGCCGCAATTTCGCGCGCTTCCGCCGAACTGTCGCGGCGTTCGTGGGGCGCATTGATCGTGATTGAGCGCGACGTCGGCCTGGCCGACTTTTCAGGTGCCGGTTGCATGATCAACGGCCGCGTCTCGGCGCAGATATTGCTGTCGATATTCTTCCCGAACTCCGAACTGCACGATCTGGCGGTGATCATCCACGGTCGCACGGTCGTTTCGGCGGGATCGATGTTGCCGATGTCTACTGAAACCTCCTCCACCCGGCACCTGGGTTCGCGTCACCGCGCGGCGATGGGGATCACCGAACAGACCGATGCCGTGGCGGTGGTCGTGTCCGAGGAGACCGGTGCGATTTCGCTGGCCGCCGACGGCCGGATCGCCCAGCACCTGACCGAAGAACAGCTTCGCCGGCGCCTGCGGGCCATACTGATCCCTTCCCGGACGACACGTCGTCGTCGCTGGCTGCGGCCGCGGTCCTGGTTGGTGCGTAATCAGGGATAGGTACCGCCGGCTTCGCCGGTCCCGGCGCCGTCGCAGACTGGGGCTGCGCCTGCGGCGCCTGGTGCGACCGGGCGGCAACTGGCGCATCTGGGCCGCGATCGTATTCGGCATCGCGGTCTGGATCGGGGTGACCCTCGAGCAAAACCCGCGCGTGACCAATCACGCGGTCGACAACATCCCGGTAGACCTGCAGGGGTTGGATCCCGGACTGGTCTCCACCCTGGATCCCCTACCGGTCGATGTGCTGCTGCAGGGGTTGCGCGACGATCTTGGCGAGATCAGCGTCCGCAATTTCCGCGCCACCCTCCCGCTGGCCGGCGTGGGTCCCGGCAACCACCTCATCGCCGTCGACCTGGTCCTCTCGGGGCCAGACTCGATCGAGATCGTGGAAGTCTTGCCGGCCGCCCTGCCGGTGA
The Chloroflexota bacterium genome window above contains:
- a CDS encoding TIGR00159 family protein — encoded protein: MIDQITYLAGEFSFFAAIQIVIVAAVVYVGLSVFQNTLADILLRGVLVLVVLLFVFGFIFQFPLTTWLAGVAPSLILVLAVVFAPEIRRVLERLGRSSTTLGLALNMGAWEDEETIAAISRASAELSRRSWGALIVIERDVGLADFSGAGCMINGRVSAQILLSIFFPNSELHDLAVIIHGRTVVSAGSMLPMSTETSSTRHLGSRHRAAMGITEQTDAVAVVVSEETGAISLAADGRIAQHLTEEQLRRRLRAILIPSRTTRRRRWLRPRSWLVRNQG